From the Lacipirellulaceae bacterium genome, the window TCGAGGTGGGCATGCGTGAGCAGCACGGCATCCAGCTCGCCCGCTTTGAAGGGCGTGCCGGCCCAATTGAGCTCGCGCAGTTTCTTGACGCCTTGGAACATGCCGCAGTCGATGAGAACACGTGCGCCGTCGGCTTCGAGCAGGTATTTAGAACCGGTAACCGTCTGGGCGGCACCGTAGAAAGTCAGGTTGGCCATAGGGAGTTTATTGAGATTTGGCTCTGAGAAGTCGTTCAATCGAGTGCAATAGCATAGCCGGTTTGGCGGAGAGAATGAACAGAGGTTGTGAAACGAACTCCGCTGCGAACCGAGGGCTTGCGCCGACGGCTACTTTCTCCAGGTGATTCATCCTTAGCCGTGGGCGCAAGCCCTCGGTTAGTATCGGAGAACATATCATAAAATCCCGTGCAGCGGCTCACCCTTCGCTGCAAGCTGATCCACGCGTCGCGTGATTTGGGGGTCCTCGACCAACGGGGGAGCGTGATGTGGTTTAATGCGAGCGTCGAAGACGAGTGCTCCGGCGCATCCCCAGTGCTTGTTGACCGTGTTCGACGCGATGCCGTAGAGGTCGCTGGCCGGATTGGTACGGGTGAAGATCGTCCAGAGGAAGTTGCGGAGCGATTTGCTGACAAACTGGGTGTCGTCAACGACGACGATCCAGCGAAACTTGTTGATCGGGTCGGACTCGGAGTAGCTGTCAACGAATGCTTGCATCTGAGCGCGGGTCTCGTCACGAGTCGCCTGCCGCGCTTGCGTGGCCGCTTCGTAGTCGAACGAGGGGGCAGGACACGCGGGGCCTTCAACAGCAAGCACACCAGGCAGCGCAACCCTCGGGTTCCGAAAAGGAGCCGTCAGGCGTAAGCCGTCGGGTATTTCCGTCGCCAGCTCGTGTCGAGCAGGACCAACCGCAGCCATGACGACTTTCGAGCCAGAGTTAAAGCCATCACCGGAATAGTCAAGCGTGTCAATCGTCGTCGCGGTTTGGAAATGCAAATCACGTCGCCAATCAGCGCGTGCCAACAGGTGACGCAGGAAGGCTCCTTCGTCATGCAAGTCAAGTTGCGGATCGTCCGCTTGGTTGGCGATCAAGAGGAACTTCGCGAGCGAGAGTTGTCCTTGTCCGAGTATCGCGTGCGCCTGGGTGAGCAGTTCTTGCGGTGCTGGATTGTTTGGTTCGCCAGTGGCGGTCATCGGCATGTATCTTTCGCTTCCCATTGCGAGCAGCAGCGGATGCACACCTGCGGCATCGACAGCATGAACGCCGTGGACACCAGGAAGAACGGTAGGGATCAGCGGGCCGGTCATCTCGTGAATGAGTTGTCCAAAGATCGTATCTTCCTGCGGTGGACGACCAACGACGGTGAACGGCCAAATTGCGTCGTTGCGATGGTAGACGTGTTCGACCTTCATCACCGGGAAAGGATGCTGCAGGCTGTAGTAACCCAAGTGATCGCCAAAGGGTCCCTCGGGGAGCATCCGCTCAGGGTCGATGGTGCCAGTGATGCAGAAGTCGCACTCGGCATAAATCGCCGGGTGCTCGCCACGACGGATCATTCGTGAGCGACGACGATTGAGCGCTCCAGCAAAAGTCAGCTCGCTCATCCCCTCGGGCAGCGGCATGACGGCTGCGAGTGGCAAAGAAGGTGGTCCGCCTACGAAGATGTTCACGCGGAACGGTTTGCCAGTTTGTATCGCCGCTTGGTGATGGACACCGATGCTGCGATGAATCTGATAGTGCAGGCCGAGTTCTTGGTCAGGCTCGTACTGATTGCCGGCGATTTGGACGCGGTACATACCCAAGTTCGAGTTGTGCAAGTTCGGCTTGCGTGGGTCCTCAGAATAAACCGCCGGGAGCGTCACAAACGGCCCGCCATCCTCGGGCCAGCTTTGCAGTTGGGGAAGATTCGAGAGCGTTGTTTCGTTCTGCAAAATCGGCCCGGAGCGAACGTACTTCGGCAACATCGAGAGCGCGTAGAACGGAAGCTTCCAGTACTTCCAAGGCTTTTGCATTGCTGCGGGCGGATCAGCCTTCACTTCCACGAGCTGGCTGACCGCGGCGAGCCCGTCGCGAAAGATGTAGCGGGCGCGCTCGATGGTGCCGAACAAATTGCTCACCATCGGGAACTGGCAGCCGGTGACATTCGTGAAGAGCAGGGCAGGACCGCCTGCGGCAAACACGCGGCGCTGGATTTCTGCGGCCTCCAAATGGGCATCGATGGGAGCGTCGACGCGGACCAACTCGCCCTGCCCCTCGAGGTCAGTGACGCATTGGCGGAGGCTGCGGTATCCCATCGGTGATTCTTCGCTAATGCTTGCAGGTTAGTAGGATGGGGCAGTGTCGCACTTTTGAACCGCCGGTTGTCCTTAGAAATAACGTCTCATTCGTTTGCTGCACCACGCGGAGCGTGGTGTTACTGTAACTCCACGCTCCGCGTGGAGAAACTCCCTTTGGGCTTTCTTCACGGGTGTGTTCAGGCGACAATGGAGAGCTTGCCTTGAGTACCAGAGCCCCTAGCAAGCGCCGGGGGCAAGTTTCTCGTTTCGCTTCCTACAGTTATCGCATGTCCACCGCCTCGCCTCAGACTGGTTCTTCCTCTTCGAAGCCGCGCCCCAAGGGTGCGGTCGATCCGCAGCTTGTGCGGAATTTTTCGATCGTTGCTCATATCGACCACGGCAAGAGCACCCTTGCTGACCGGCTGCTCGAAGTGACGGGGACCGTGAGCAAGCGGGAGATGAAAGAGCAGTTGCTTGACGACATGGAACTCGAACGGCAACGAGGCATCACGATCAAGTCGCGTGCCGTTTCCATGAAGTACGAGCACGAAGGGAAAGAGTACGAGCTGAATCTCATCGACACGCCGGGGCACGTGGACTTTCAGTACGAAGTGTCGCGGTCACTCTCGTGTTGCGAAGGCGCGGTGCTGCTGGTGGATGCGTTCCAGGGTGTCGAGGCACAAACGGTCGCCAACGCCTACAACGCAATTGAGCACGACCTGGAAATCGTCCCCGTGATGAACAAGATCGACCTACATCACGCGCGGCCTGACGAAGTGAAGCAGGAAATGGAGCAGACCCTCGGGATTGACCCTGATGAGGTGCTCGGTTGCAGTGCGAAGACGGGGCTCAAATGTGATGAAGTGCTGGCCGCGGTGATCGAACGCGTGCCTCCGCCAACTGGCGACCCGAATGCACCGTTGCAAGCGATGGTGTTCGACAGCGTTTACGATGAGTTCCGTGGGGCGATCATCTACGTGCGGCTGATGAATGGCGTGGTGCGCAAAGGGCAGAAGATTCAGTTCCTGCAAGCCGGCACGACGCACGAGATCGTCGAACTGGGACAGCTCTCACCCCGTCGTGTCCAACGCGAAATGCTTTCCGCTGGACAGGTGGGGTATCTGGTTTGCAACATCAAGTCGCTCGGCCAGATACACATCGGTGATACGGTGACGGTCGCCAGTGGCGAACAGGCAAAACCGCTCGCCGGATACGAAGAGCCGAAGCGGATGGTTTTCTGCGGGCTTTACCCTTCTGATGGCCAAGACTTCGAGCAACTACGTGAAGCACTCGGTAAGTTGCAAATCAACGATCCTAGTTTCGAGTTCGAGCCGGAAACCTCAGACGCCCTCGGCTTTGGTTTCCGCTGCGGTTTTCTCGGCCTTTTACATATGGAAATCGTCCAGCAGCGTTTGGAGCAAGAGGCGGACATCGATTTGGTCCAAACCGCTCCGAACGTCACCTATCGCATCCAAACCAAGGATGGGACTTGGGAGGAAGTCCATACGCCCACGCGCGTCCCTGACGTCGGCGACATCGAGGAGTTCCAACAGCCCATCGTCCGGGTGAGTTTCGTTGTGCCCGAAGAGTATGTCGGCGGCATCATGAAGCTGTGTGCGGATCGTCGGGGAATCTTCGTGCGGCAAGAGTACTTGTCTCCCACACGGGTCATGTTGGTTTACGACATTGCCCTGGCCGAAGTCGTTTACGACATGCACGATAAGCTGAAAAGTACGACCCGCGGCTACGGCACGATGGATTACGAGCTACGCGGCTACGAGACGGGCGAACTGGTACGGCTTGATATTCTGGTCAAGAACGAACGCGTCGATGCTCTCTCAATCGTCTGCGACCGCCGTGATGCCGACACCCGCGGTCGTGCGGTGATCAAGAAGCTGAAGAAAGAGATCCCCCGTCACATGTTCGAGGTCGCCCTGCAAGCGGCCATCGGCACCCGCATCATCGCCCGCGAGACGATCAGCGCGATGCGTAAGAACGTGACTGCCAAATGCTACGGTGGCGATATTAGCCGGAAACGCAAGCTTTGGGAAAAGCAGAAGGAAGGCAAGAAGCGAATGAAGTCGATCGGCTCGGTCGACATTCCGCAGAAAGCGTTCCTGGCAGTGTTGGAGACGGGGGAGGAGGAGAAGAAGTGAGTGGGCAGCACTTCTTGCGACGTTGTAGCCCACATCCTCTTAGTCTACGACTATCTCGTTGGATTATTCAAGCTGAGAGGTCCGTATCAGGTCGTTGAGTAATCTATTAAACTTTGCGTAGTTAGGCTTCCTTAATTTCTTCTTCAGATCGTACGAGATCAAGGGCGAGAGACTGTGGGAGAGAAGCAAGAGGCAAAACCCAATCGACTGAAGCACTATGTTTTCTGGGCGGCAGTCGGCTTCGGCGTCGTCATGGCGCTGACATCCTTTTTGCCTCTATTGCCGGTCAATTGGTGGTGGGTTCGCATCGGGGACTTCCCGCGGTTGCAACTTCTCATCGGCTCTTTAATCGCGATGGGTATGTTGGCTCCTTTTTGGCGACGTCGGTTCACGAAGTCGCTCATGCTGCTGTTGCTTCTGGGTGTGGGAATCCAAGTCTATTGGATTTCGCCCTATCTGCCCTGGGCACCTGTCGAGGTGGAAGACGCCAAGTCGCAAGACAAATCTACGCACGTGCGGATTCTTGCCGCAAACGTACTGCAAGAGAACGATCAGGCAGACGCCTTGCTCGAGTTGATTACCGAGGTCGATCCGGACGTGATCACCTTATGTGAAGTGAACCAGCGTTGGATAGATGATCTCTCAGCATTGGAAAAAGACTACCCTCACTTCCTCAAGCATCCCCAGGACAACACGTACGGCATCGCCATCTACTCAAGGCTACCGCTCATTGATCCCCAAGTGCGGACGCTTGTGAAAGAAACGATCCCCTCGATCGATACCCGTGCGAGGCTTCCCTCAGGCCATGAGGTGCGAGTTTTCGTCGTCCATCCAAATCCGCCCCGCCCTGGCGAATCAACCGCAAAGCGGGATGCTGAACTGATTCTTGTGGGACGTGAAATCGAGGAGGATGCGAGTGCGATCGTAATGGGCGACCTCAACGATGTTGGCTGGTCACGAACCACGAACCTCTTTCAAGAAGTGAGCGATTTGATTGACCCCAGAAAAGGGCGTGGCCTCTATCCCACCTACAATGCCAAGTCGATGATTTGGCGTTACCCACTCGACTACTGCTTTCATTCAGATGATTTTCGCCTCGTGCAGATGGAAACACTTCGTGATATCGGCTCCGACCATTTCCCACTCTACGTGGAACTGAGCCACGAGCCGGATGCCCGTGATGAACAGGCCGCTCCGCATTTGGACCAGGGCGACCAAGAGGACGCTGAGCAGGCTGTCGAAACGGCTAAAGAAGAAGGCCACAATGTTGAGGATTCTGAGTGAACTCAAGCGTCGCCTAGTTCTCAATTTTCTATTGTAATTAGAGACTCGTACACATCCTCAGCTGAATCGAAAACCGGTGGGGCTAAGTCCAGTGAGTACGACGCTGCTGGCAGCCGGGGCAGTTTGAATTCGAGCTGCGAGCTTGCCCCAGGTAGCAGCCAACGACCGAACCCGGCAGCGGCTTGCCATTTTCTTCCTTGAGAATCTACAAGCGTGAGTTGCGTTTGGAGCAGAGCGTGTCGAGTCCCCTCATTCTTAGTAGGAACCAGGAGGATGGTATTCTCGTTGGTTTGCAAGTAGTGAGCTGATCCGAACTGAATGCGGGCCACGGAGCTTTCATCGGCGATCAGACCCACTGGCAATTCGACACGTCCTCCCTGAACTGTTTCTGTTGGAACGACTTCGGCGACGAGTTTGCCGTAGCGGTTATCTTGAACGTTCGTGCCACCGCGGTAAGCGACCAGCACGTTACGTTTCCTCCCGGGAGCGAGCGTAAATTGCTGAGGCCGGATCATGAGCCACGCGTCGGCGTCCGGGGCCGACAACTGAACCGTGACGGCTTGTGGACCGCGGTTATGGAATTGCAGCGGCACACGCCGCCGCCCGCCGCGTAAAGTCGACAGCTCAATTTGCCGTGGCGAGACTTCTAACGAGCGAACGACTTCCGCCACGAGCGATCGCTGGGCGGGAAAATCGTTCTCACCGACGGTCAGCGGAAAGCGTTGCTCGGTCGCCTGAGCTCCTGTCCCTTTTCGCTGCACCGCCAGTTGGTATTTGCCGGGGAACAAGGGTGCGGGAACGGGGGCGACGACCTGTACCTTGCTGCCGGTTAGCAAATGCACCTGACGGCGGGTTTTCTCGGGCTGGTTCTGACGCACGGACATGTACATCGGAAACGGCGTGGTGACGGGCTCGCCCTCGGCATTGAGGACCCGCCCCAGGATCTCCGTATGGACGCTACCGCTGCGGGTGGCGTCGAGCTGACAACTTGCCCAGGCGCTTCCCTCGCGATCAAGGAGTTTCCCATCGCGGATCGCCAAATCGGTACTCGCAGCCCCCTGACGGCAGTTGGCTTCCAATCGCAAAAGGTAGCGCGTGACGAAACGCACACGACCTCCCACGCGATCGCTCGACTGGCCGTTTTCGGCTTCTAAGGCAGCCCCGGAATCAGTCACCAATAAACCCGCCATGAAGAAGTCGCTCTTGGTGGCGGGTAATTGCCAGGCGCCGCGAACCTCAGTGCTTTCGCCAGCGCGAAGTCGCACGCGCGATTTCGTGAGCAGTCGGATGTCGCCAGTGATGCGTGCTTGGACGTCAGGCAGAATCAGTCCCCGACCGTCTTGTTGGAGACCCACTGGATGGATCATCACGTCGAGCGGCTTGTCGAACGCTTCTAAGGTGATCGAGAAACGCACCTCTTGCCCGGGCCGTGCATTGGCCTGCACGACAAGTGGCGTCATGCGGAAGGAAGGTTTCGGCTGAACCCGCTTCTCGACGCGTGCCCCGGTCGCCTGGCTAATGAGGAGTAAGCTCAGCGTTGTCGCCAAGGTGAAGCGGCAATGCTTCCTCGTTGATTCTGGTGCCAGCATGAGCACAGTCCTTTACGATGCGCGGCGAAATGAAGATCGCCACTTCGACTTTCTGATCCTGCCGTTCCACGCGTTGGAATAACTTTCCGGCTAGCGGGATGCGGCTCAGCACAGGGACGCGGTTATGGACGTTCACTTTCTGGCGTTGGGTCAGTCCGCCGATCACGATCGTGTGACCGTCGAGCACGTGTACCGTGGTCGAAACGCTCCGTCGATTGATCAACGGGAAGCGATCGTCCGAGCCGGCCTGGGTTTCGTCCGCTCGGATGTCCTCGCTCACCTCGGCCCGTTCGATATCGACAACCACGTTGGGTTCTCTCACCCGCGGCACGATGTCGAGCATGATCCCCGAGGACACCTGCTGGACATCCTGCCGATAGAGAAAGTTGTTCGTCTCGGGTTGGACGCTGAAGAACGTATCACGCCCGATGTGAATCCGCGCCTGTTTGCCATCCTGAGCCATCACGCGGGGAGCGGCACGGATTTTCACGTAGCCTTTTTGCTCGAGTGCTTTTAGTAGTGAACTGGTAACGCGGAAGTCGTTCAGACTGTTTGCCGCGGGGGCCCCGAACTTGCCAGCGATGCTCAAGCTGTTGAGTGCGACATCGGCCGATTTCCCGAACACGTGGACGCCACTCTCCATGTTGAAGCCGAAGCGGAAATTCGTCTCGGGCGAATAGACGCAAATGAGCGCTTCGAGAACTACCTGCGGCACCGGTTGGTCGAGCTCTTCCAACTCGCTCAGCACATGTCGAGCTTGTTGCTCGGGTGCCTCAACAATTAACCAACCTCCTTGGGGGGAGATGCGAACGAACTTCTGGTAACGCTTTGGGAGCGTCTTGGCGAGTTCCTCGGGGTCGCGGTGATAGGCGGAAAAGCGAAAGCGCTCGGCGATCTCGGGAAACAGTGCAGAATCGGGATCGGGCACGCCGACGTAGACCGTTTCGCCCACATTCCGGAAGACGAACCCCAGCGGATGAAGCACCTGAACGAGCGACTCCTCGAAGGTACGCTCTTCTATGTTCGCTGAGACCGTGCCGCGGACTTGATCATCCACGATCAGTCGCACACCGGCTTGCGTGGCCAAGGATTGCAACGCTTCGCGAACGTCCGTTTCAATGAAGGTGTCGCTGACTAGCGAGCTTTCCGGCAGTGGCAGAGGTTCCGCGTTGTTGTCTGCTTCGGTGGGGATTGGCTGTTCGAGCGGACTCGAATTCGCCCAGTGTGCGGCTTGCTCGACTCTGGGGATGCTGGGGAACCATGACTCTGGATTTCGATCGTTCGCACTGGCGATCCGTTCGACTCGGGGCAATCGCTGCGAGGCGATCGCGATGGCGGATGGCTCACTGACGGTTCCTTCGACACGCGTGGAGAAATCTTCTGGGAACTGAAACGCCGTTCGCTCGCCTCCACCGGGCCAGTTCTTGTCTTCGATTTCGTCCGCCGTGGCAACTTCTGTGGCGGTTGCCCGTTCGGTCAGAGCCAGCGGAGTCGGCCTCGTCGCAGAGCACCCGAGGCAACACAGGTGCGCGCTGAGCAGGCAGGTTGCCAGCCGAAGAATCGCGTTGTGTTGGTTGGGTGTGGACATAGCATTGTCGAGAGCAGACTACCACTTCGGCAGTTGCTGTGTTCGCTCAGTTCTGAGAAGACTTGGGATAAGTTACGAGAGCAGGTATTCAATGAGGTCGAATCGTAAGGTCGTTATTCGATGTCAATCTGGAGATGCTATTTGCAGTTGCTATTTTGCCGTGATCGTGGCGGTGATTGTTGCGCAGTAGTCGCCTGGGATCAGTGTGCTTTCGTCACCTGTGATGAAGGAGATCACCAAGGCAAGGGTTGCATTGCCGGGACCGGTTGACTCTGCGACGACGGTGGCGGTTTCGTCGGGGATTAAGTTGCCGAAGTCGGTCTGGTCAGTCGCCGCTGTCACCGCCCAAGCAGCGGCAGGGTCCGTCGTCAGCACGGCCAGCGAGAGGCCGATGTCACGCTTTTCCAGTGGCAGTGTCTGATGAACCATCGCCGTAGTGGTCTCGAAGGTGCAAGTGGCACCATCCACGTCGTTGGAGATGACGGTCATCACGGCAGGTGCGAATTCTTTGATGCCGCTCAACCCATCATGCGTGAGAGGCACGGTCGCCACCGGAGCGATTACCGACAAGGCGGTTCCTACGGTGACGCAGAACTCAGTCGTTGCCGTTGTGTCCGCGCGCAGTGTATTCGTTGGCCAAACGCTTACAGCGGCAACAATTAGAAAACCGATAGCACGAGAATTCCTGAGCATGAGTTCCCCTCCCTGGGTCTCATTCATTTGGGCAATCAATCGACTAGAAATGCAGGTGCGAGCGCTGCCCCAGCACTCGCACCCGCTTCGCTCCTTCAAGGCTGGCACTGCCAGCCTTTCTGGGTGTTGCGATTTTGTTAGTATCGTAATGATTTCCCCCACGAATTGAGGGAAGGCTTAGTGAGTCAGTCACAGCAGCCTTGCGTAAAAGCGCGAGAAGTTCGTATACCCCTTAAAGACTAGGGGGTTGCGGACAAACGCCGCAAAGAAATTTTTTGCTCGAACCAAGTGAATACCCTAAAGGCGATGGAAAGCGACTGGGTGCTAACCACCAGAGTAGGGTTTGATCGCTGCGGTTTGCCCACCTAGGCTGCTTGGTTGCGAGCTTCGGCCCTCGGCACAGCTAAGATATCAAAGTGCTTTTCGGCGGTGAGTTTTTCTCGCGAGATGCTTGCACCTTGAGGACTCTCTCCACCTTCGTAGCGGAACACTTCAAAGCCATTATCTGCTAGCAAGTCGAAGAGTTCGCGACGTTCGCTAGCAAGCAACTTACGGAAGACTTCGGTCCGGATCACGGGCCGGGTGTCCAGCAGAATGGGCAGAATGGATTTGAGGATTGCGCAGTCGTAGCCTTCGGCATCGACTTTCACGTAGGCGAGTTTGGGAAGCCAGCCGGCGAACTCGTCACGCAGCAGATTCGCGAGAATCCGACCTTTGACTTTCAGCGCGTGCTTACGACGAAACAACGGCCAACGCTGCTGCGAGCGGAATCCACCGTTACAGAACGAGGCGTCGCTGTAGTGGAACACGAAGTTGCCATCATGCTCAGTCGCCGCCAGGCATTGTGGAACGATATGGGTCTTGTCGAGGTTCAGGCCCGCGTTCTCCTTAAGGATCTCGAAGACGTAAGGATTTGGCTCTAAAGCCAGCACACAGCCCTGCTTTCCCGCCGCCAGGGCCATCGGGACGGTCGTATCCCCCGTGTGGGCACCAATGTCGATGGCAAAGTCTCCGGGGCGGATGAACTGCTTGAGGCCATCGATCTCGCTCTGGTCGATCGACTTGGTGGTCTCGTAAGGGTGGAGCCACTGGGCGTAGTCGACGCTTCCCTCTTGGGGCAATTCGAACGTGGAGACTTGGCTGCCCCATTGAGCAAAGGGGACTTTTTCGCGACGTTTGAAGAGTCTGGAAAGCGACATGGTCGAACCTCAGGGAAAAACGAAATCGAAACTCTAGCCACGGTCGTACCGACCGACGGTTGCGCGGCAAAGAACACTACCAGACCAAAAGTTCGGATGCACGAGAGGTTTCCCCAGTGCTAGCTTCCACTGGGCCTCTTCTTCTTGCGATTTGATCGGCACAATAGGCCGCTCTCCGACCGTTTGTGGCCCTTTGCCCTGCTAGGGTAAGATGAAGGCATGAGTGCTAGCGAACTCTCTCTGGAAACCACGAGTAGCCCCTATTGGGTGGCGGCTCGCTGGGTGCTACGCCTCGGAGTTTGCCTGCAGGCAATTGGGCTGGCTCAGTGGTGGATCAACTACGAACAACTACCGTTGGATGAATGGCTGTGGGTCGGCGAGGAAGGCGGGGGATTGGGCTGGAGCGAGACCGAAGCACTCGCCTTGCAGAAGCAGCTCGGATGGTTGGCACTTGTCTGCGGATTGCTCAGCTTGGTACGACCTTGCCTGTTGGTTACGGGTCCGTTGGTTTTGCTTGAAGGGCTTTTGCTCTTTGCGATGCTGAAGACCAACTACGGCTACTCACTAGAGCGCAACTGGGTCGCCCCGCATGTTGAACGTTGGTTTCCGCTGGGAGGTCATGCCGCACGAGTCGTCGCTCCACTGGGGCTGATTCTTATTGACCCGTTTTGGGGCTTCTGGCGGAAAGGGACGAACTTGTCCCCGAAAAGCATTCGTGCTTTTTCGGGGATGCAGCTCATGCGTATGGCGATCGCTTGTACGTTCGCCATTCACGGCATGGAAGCGCTTCAGCTGAAAGGCACCTTTCTAGACCTGTTGATCGGGACCTCGCAGCGTTGGTTCGGTTGGGACATGTCCCAGATTGTGGCGGAGCAAATCCTGACGATCGTCGGCTATGTTGACTTGGCCGTTGCGGGCGGCTGCTTGATGGTACGGTCGCGGCTCGTCTGTGGGTGGTTGGCGGTTTGGGGATTCGTGACTGCATTGAGTCGGATCACTGCAGGGGGCTTGGAGAATCACTGGCACGAAACCCTGTGGCGTGCCTCACACTTTTGTATCCCGATAGCTCTCGGGCTGTATTGGCATATTCTCAGAAAGAAGTAAGAAGGTCGTATGATCGAGTACAAGAACGTTAGAAACTTTACTTTCGGCGCTCGCTCGCTGGCCTGCCTAGTCGCTGGCTTATGCTTCGCCGCAATGCTTGTGTCCGTGCAGGGCGCTCAAGGTGATGTTACCGAAGCATCGGCAGCCCCTCAACAGTGGCGCTGCGTTTGGACCTCGGACCCAAGCACCACCGCTCTGATTAGTTGGAATACCAACAACGCTGGACAGGTCCATCAGGTTCATTACCGTAGGGTTGATGGAAACGGGGCGGCCGAATGGAGCGTGCAAGAATCGCATCGCGACGGCCAGTATTCTAGCAAGGCGGTTGAACTGTTTTACCATCACGTTCGTCTGACGGGGCTTGCTCCTGACACAACCTACGAGCTTTCGATGGAAAGCGACGGAGAGAAGTCTCCCACGTTCCATTTCAAAACGGCACCTGCAGAGGATAAGCCCCTGGCGGTGATTTTCGGCGCGGATTCGCGTTCCGGCTTGAAGGAGCGACGGCGGATGAACGCGATGCTCTCACGCATGCTTGCCGAGTCGCAAACGGAAGACAAAACACCGATCATCGCGTTTTCGCACGGAGGTGACTTTGTCGTTAATGGGAACGATCTTAAGCAATGGTCCCGGTGGATGAGTGATTATGAGCTGACCACGACCGACAAAGGTCAACTTCTGCCAATCATTCCCACACGAGGCAATCACGACCACGGGCCTTTGTTTAACGAGGTTTTCGACTTTCCCAAGGGCGACAAGAACTATTATGCCATAGACGTTGGGCCGCAGATTCGCTGGGTGATCCTCAACACGGAAACGAGCGTCGCCGGCAATCAAGCGAAGTGGTTGCGTGAGGAATTGGCTGCCTCACGGCCTAAGTATCGGTGGATCGTTCCGCAGTACCACCGCCCGGCTTTTCCAGCGGTAAAAGCACCGGGACGCGCGCTGATCCACTGGGTTCCGCTATTCGAGAAATACAACGTCGACTTGGTTTGCGAAGGGGACGGTCACAACATCAAACGAACGCCGCCAATTCGTAACAACCGCATCGATCCAACGGGAGTTGTTTATATCGGCGAGGGGGGGCTAGGCGTCGGGCAGCGCACGCCGAAACTCGACCTTTGGTACTTGCGTCCCCCGCAGGCGAAAGCGGGGCAAGGTCACCACGTCCAACTGCTTTCCTTCGACGAAGAGTCGATCACCTATCGAGTCGTGCTGTTGGATGAGGGTGAAGGCAGCAAGATTTTTGATGAGCATCGTCTGGCTGCGCGGAAGCCTGATGCAAAAAAGGAGAAATAGCAGCAGACTATGCATAGTCCCCTTCCATATAGGGCTATTCGCTACGCAGTGGGAGTCCTTACTCTCTCGCTGATCCTCCGCACTTGGGTCGCAATGGGGCTCGTCGAACCGGTCACGGTTTCTGGCACTTCGATGGAACCGGCCGTGCCAGAGGGGAGTCGGCTTGTTATTGATCGAGCGGTCTTGCTGCAGACCTTGGACCGCTGGCAGGTCATCGTGTTGCGATCTCCCGTCGATGGCCAGCTTGCGGTGAAACGAGTCGTCGGGCTGCCGGGTGAGCGGATCGATCTGCGAGAGGGCAAGTTGATCGTGAATGGGAAGATCGAGCATCATCCGCTCTCGAAAAAGCGAACCTGGCACAGACGAGTCGGGGACC encodes:
- a CDS encoding metallophosphoesterase family protein, producing MIEYKNVRNFTFGARSLACLVAGLCFAAMLVSVQGAQGDVTEASAAPQQWRCVWTSDPSTTALISWNTNNAGQVHQVHYRRVDGNGAAEWSVQESHRDGQYSSKAVELFYHHVRLTGLAPDTTYELSMESDGEKSPTFHFKTAPAEDKPLAVIFGADSRSGLKERRRMNAMLSRMLAESQTEDKTPIIAFSHGGDFVVNGNDLKQWSRWMSDYELTTTDKGQLLPIIPTRGNHDHGPLFNEVFDFPKGDKNYYAIDVGPQIRWVILNTETSVAGNQAKWLREELAASRPKYRWIVPQYHRPAFPAVKAPGRALIHWVPLFEKYNVDLVCEGDGHNIKRTPPIRNNRIDPTGVVYIGEGGLGVGQRTPKLDLWYLRPPQAKAGQGHHVQLLSFDEESITYRVVLLDEGEGSKIFDEHRLAARKPDAKKEK
- the lepB gene encoding signal peptidase I is translated as MHSPLPYRAIRYAVGVLTLSLILRTWVAMGLVEPVTVSGTSMEPAVPEGSRLVIDRAVLLQTLDRWQVIVLRSPVDGQLAVKRVVGLPGERIDLREGKLIVNGKIEHHPLSKKRTWHRRVGDQPPEVYYTPRAAGQPLRPGPWELSETEIFVLGDNSPVSIDSRLWGPVPARLVLGVPLGVR
- a CDS encoding FkbM family methyltransferase, with protein sequence MSLSRLFKRREKVPFAQWGSQVSTFELPQEGSVDYAQWLHPYETTKSIDQSEIDGLKQFIRPGDFAIDIGAHTGDTTVPMALAAGKQGCVLALEPNPYVFEILKENAGLNLDKTHIVPQCLAATEHDGNFVFHYSDASFCNGGFRSQQRWPLFRRKHALKVKGRILANLLRDEFAGWLPKLAYVKVDAEGYDCAILKSILPILLDTRPVIRTEVFRKLLASERRELFDLLADNGFEVFRYEGGESPQGASISREKLTAEKHFDILAVPRAEARNQAA